The Gallus gallus isolate bGalGal1 chromosome 16 unlocalized genomic scaffold, bGalGal1.mat.broiler.GRCg7b 16_unloc5, whole genome shotgun sequence genome contains a region encoding:
- the FKBPL gene encoding FK506-binding protein-like, protein MAAGERSLLLPSGSSSAVAVTLGSFTPAPHFWEGSEDRWPRVLALKSRATALYGAGALLPAARAFSAALRLAVAAGGPPPLPPCRADPKADLHAGLALCQLRMGLPAAAAANAGKALALRPGHVKARYRRALAAAAMLDWEGAAQDLGEVLRVEPGNRAARRELGRVRAAIRERDAGMARGLGRLFA, encoded by the coding sequence ATGGCTGCCGGCGAgcgctccctcctcctcccttccgGCTCTTCCTCCGCCGTCGCCGTCACTTTGGGTTCTTTCACCCCAGCCCCCCATTTCTGGGAGGGCTCCGAGGATCGTTGGCCTCGTGTGTTGGCCCTCAAAAGCCGGGCCACGGCTCTGTACGGGGCGGGCGCGTTGCTCCCGGCCGCCCGCGCCTTTTCGGCCGCCCTCCGCTTGGCCGTGGCGGCCGGCGgacccccccctctccccccgtGCCGGGCAGACCCCAAAGCCGACCTCCACGCCGGTTTGGCTCTCTGTCAGCTCCGGATGGGTTtaccggcggcggcggcggccaaCGCGGGCAAAGCTTTGGCTTTAAGGCCGGGTCACGTTAAGGCCCGGTACCGGAGGGCGTTGGCGGCGGCGGCCATGTTGGACTGGGAGGGGGCGGCGCAGGATTTGGGGGAGGTGCTGAGGGTGGAGCCGGGAAACCGGGCGGCCAGGAGGGAATTGGGCCGGGTGAGGGCGGCCATCAGGGAGAGGGACGCCGGCATGGCCagggggctggggaggctgTTTGCAtag